A single Pieris rapae chromosome 2, ilPieRapa1.1, whole genome shotgun sequence DNA region contains:
- the LOC111003158 gene encoding LOW QUALITY PROTEIN: chymotrypsin-1-like (The sequence of the model RefSeq protein was modified relative to this genomic sequence to represent the inferred CDS: inserted 2 bases in 1 codon) — protein MFLKLLILSLAYCAVQGANLRFYPEHKSRIVGGKDAPDGGIPYQVSLRSIYGSHFCGGSILDKRWILTAAHCTVGSSTGSVKVVVGTNSLVDGGEKYSVDKIIVHEGYDGGLIFNDISLVKVTKDIVFGERVKPISLPEFNTNADAELLLTGWGRLSYPGNLPDVLQMINVTAWDXNPVFDSQICSLTKAGEGACHGDSGGPLVEDNRVVGIVSWGMPCARGYPDVYTRVYSFLEWIQANINDEENEKTKTT, from the exons ATGTTCCTTAAACTGCTAATTTTATCTCTTGCGTATTGTGCAGTGCAAG GTGCAAATCTACGGTTTTATCCTGAACATAAAAGTAGAATTGTTGGAGGTAAAGATGCACCTGATGGCGGAATACCATATCAGGTTTCGCTGAGGAGCATTTACGGCTCCCATTTTTGTGGAGGTTCCATTTTAGATAAAAGGTGGATTCTGACAGCTGCTCACTGTACTGTTGG GTCATCAACTGGCAGCGTGAAAGTTGTGGTCGGCACAAACAGTCTTGTCGATGGTGGAGAGAAGTACTCGGTGGACAAAATTATTGTCCACGAAGGTTATGATGGCGGTTTGATCTTCAACGACATTAGCCTCGTCAAGGTCACGAAAGATATCGTGTTCGGCGAGAGAGTAAAACCAATATCACTTCCGGAATTCAATACAAACGCTGACGCAGAACTACTTTTGACGGGATGGGGGAGATTATCA TATCCCGGTAATTTGCCCGATGTTCTACAAATGATTAATGTGACTGCGTGGGA TAATCCTGTATTTGATTCGCAAATTTGCTCTCTTACAAAAGCAGGAGAAGGAGCGTGTCAC GGTGATTCTGGAGGTCCTCTGGTTGAAGACAATCGGGTCGTTGGCATCGTCTCCTGGGGCATGCCATGTGCCAGAGGATACCCTGATGTCTACACTAGGGTCTACTCTTTCCTTGAATGGATTCAGGCAAATATAAATGATGAAGAAAATGAGAAGACAAAGACAACATAA
- the LOC123690093 gene encoding chymotrypsin-2-like, which produces MNSLFVTFLFLALSSCGDARTKISGRILGGDDANDGLAPYQISLQTDLLGDNLHICGGSIISDHWILLKGNRENDIALCKVSTNITYGEKIQPIKLPSSDVEAGKKALLTGWGYTDFKHNRTAPDKLQKAILKTRTLKQCNRNLKAFKSILPIDKKQVCAYAGRGTGGCPGDSGGPLVINRTLIGVVSFGVPCGQGYDDVFTNVYAYVDWIHGQM; this is translated from the exons ATGAATAGCCTGTTTGtaacatttctttttcttgCACTGAGCAGCTGCG gaGATGCCAGAACTAAAATCAGCGGGCGGATATTGGGTGGTGATGACGCTAATGACGGCTTAGCGCCATATCAAATCTCACTTCAAACCGATTTGTTAGGTGATAATCTTCATATATGTGGAGGCTCCATTATAAGCGACCACTGGatt CTACTCAAGGGAAACCGTGAAAATGATATAGCCTTATGTAAAGTGTCTACTAACATCACCTATGGAGAGAAAATTCAACCAATAAAATTGCCTTCGAGTGATGTTGAAGCCGGGAAAAAAGCTTTGCTTACGGGATGGGGATATACTGatttt aaACACAACAGGACAGCCCCTGATAAACTTCAAAAAGCGATACTAAAAACTCGAACTCTAAAGCAATGCAATCGAAACTTGAAAGCTTTTAAATCGATCCTACCAATTGATAAAAAGCAAGTCTGCGCATACGCTGGCAGAGGAACAGGAGGATGCCCA GGAGACTCGGGAGGTCCATTGGTAATTAATAGAACATTAATAGGAGTGGTTTCGTTTGGAGTACCATGTGGTCAAGGTTATGATGATGTTTTCACAAATGTATACGCTTACGTAGACTGGATACATGGGCAAATGTGA